From the genome of Glycine max cultivar Williams 82 chromosome 2, Glycine_max_v4.0, whole genome shotgun sequence, one region includes:
- the LOC100792628 gene encoding NAC domain-containing protein 86 isoform X1, whose protein sequence is MAPVLPPGFRFHPTDEELVAYYLKRKINGRKIELEIIPEVDLYKCEPWDLPGKSLLPGKDLEWYFYSPRDRKYPNGSRTNRATKSGYWKATGKDRKVNSQARAVGMKKTLVYYRGRAPHGSRTNWVMHEYRLDERECETNSGLQDSYALCRVVKKTAVIPPKVGEHHYVNVPNANQITSDHSSSIEIYPEGRGEDLDSTNYFMPVDACSPHNMGNETSLTINSGIMTRDHEKWSHFSSQDPLFSLPTSSFSKFGAIAYPPSKVDIALEYARMQHRFVLPPLEVDDFPQVGISELKMTQASGSMQGSRTETDILQEILSVAQVSQELINQSNYSQEWGGNNDNYAPREDDFTFMVGTNYNHSNHGMSSMRYADKTWEDANTRTIEIGDVDEEFKAERMVENLRWVGMSSEDLQKSDQLDVQMEEQKIVPIEDISSFQTNEVQESEQHSNKEHNDDTEINDFSLGFINDNDGPNENFIEDGNIDDYSSSPSFEVVEEIKVNHGMLVSTHQVVETFFHQIVPSQTVQVHLINSVMAHNNHYVENAEAMLMIMENKGSSLRNKVKAYVMGKLIKPSKTIASAIVFVFALVLMHCVYLKEEVEIWNESNNEVNWFVGVKSHEKELSAVLKKIGIFLTISLAFCTMWASQNMVVNP, encoded by the exons atgGCACCTGTTTTGCCTCCCGGTTTCAGATTCCACCCTACAGACGAAGAACTTGTTGCTTATTACCTTAAAAGAAAGATCAATGGCCGAAAGATTGAGTTAGAGATCATACCTGAAGTTGATCTCTATAAGTGTGAACCATGGGACTTGCCAG ggaAATCATTGTTACCAGGAAAGGATTTGGAGTGGTATTTCTATAGCCCTCGAGATAGGAAGTACCCAAATGGATCAAGAACAAACCGTGCAACCAAATCTGGATATTGGAAGGCCACGGGGAAGGATAGAAAAGTAAATTCCCAGGCTCGGGCTGTGGGCATGAAGAAAACCCTAGTTTACTATCGAGGAAGAGCACCCCATGGCTCTCGTACAAATTGGGTTATGCATGAATACCGTCTTGATGAGAGAGAATGCGAAACCAATTCAGGCTTGCAG GATTCATATGCTCTTTGCCGTGTGGTCAAGAAGACTGCAGTGATTCCTCCAAAAGTTGGGGAGCATCACTATGTTAATGTTCCCAATGCCAACCAAATTACAAGTGATCATTCATCAAGTATTGAAATATACCCTGAAGGAAGGGGCGAAGATTTAGATAGCACAAATTATTTTATGCCGGTGGATGCTTGCTCACCACACAACATGGGAAACGAGACTTCTCTCACAATCAATAGTGGGATCATGACAAGGGATCATGAGAAATGGTCACACTTCTCATCACAAGACCCTTTATTTAGTCTTCCAACTTCTTCATTTTCCAAATTTGGAGCCATAGCATACCCTCCATCTAAG GTGGATATAGCACTAGAGTATGCAAGGATGCAGCATAGGTTTGTTTTGCCTCCTTTGGAGGTGGATGACTTCCCTCAAGTTGGAATCTCAGAGCTGAAAATGACACAAGCCTCCGGTTCCATGCAAGGAAGCAGAACTGAAACAGATATCTTGCAGGAAATTCTTTCAGTTGCTCAAGTTTCTCAGGAATTAATAAATCAATCCAACTACTCGCAGGAATGGGGTGgcaataatgataattatgctCCTCGTGAAGATGATTTTACCTTCATGGTTGGCACTAATTACAATCATTCAAATCATGGAATGAGCTCAATGAGGTATGCTGACAAAACATGGGAAGATGCAAACACAAGGACAATAGAGATCGGAGATGTGGATGAAGAATTTAAGGCAGAGAGGATGGTGGAGAATTTAAGATGGGTTGGAATGTCAAGTGAAGATTTACAAAAg TCTGACCAATTGGACGTACAGATGGAAGAACAAAAGATTGTCCCAATAGAAGATATTTCAAGCTTCCAAACTAATGAGGTGCAAG AATCTGAGCAACATAGCAACAAGGAGCACAATGACGACACTGAAATCAACGATTTCTCATTGGGCTTCATCAATGACAATGATGGCCCTAACGAGAACTTCATAGAAGATGGTAAcatagatgattattcaagtTCTCCTAGCTTTGAGGTCGTTGAGGAAATAAAGGTCAATCATGGAATGTTAGTTTCGACTCATCAAGTAGTGGAGACATTCTTTCACCAAATAGTTCCTTCACAAACTGTTCAAGTTCACCTCATCAATTCAGTGATGGCACATAACAATCATTATGTAGAGAATGCAGAGGCAATGCTAATGATAATGGAGAACAAAGGGTCTTCATTAAGGAATAAGGTTAAGGCCTATGTGATGGGGAAGCTTATAAAACCTTCAAAGACAATTGCAAGTGCAATTGTATTCGTCTTTGCACTTGTGTTGATGCATTGTGTTTATTTGAAGGAAGAAGTGGAAATTTGGAATGAGTCAAATAATGAGGTTAATTGGTTTGTTGGTGTCAAAAGTCATGAGAAAGAATTAAGTGCAGTCTTGAAGAAAATAGGCATTTTTCTCACCATATCTTTGGCTTTTTGTACCATGTGGGCTAGCCAGAATATGGTAGTTAACCCTTGA
- the LOC100792628 gene encoding NAC domain-containing protein 86 isoform X2 — MAPVLPPGFRFHPTDEELVAYYLKRKINGRKIELEIIPEVDLYKCEPWDLPGKSLLPGKDLEWYFYSPRDRKYPNGSRTNRATKSGYWKATGKDRKVNSQARAVGMKKTLVYYRGRAPHGSRTNWVMHEYRLDERECETNSGLQDSYALCRVVKKTAVIPPKVGEHHYVNVPNANQITSDHSSSIEIYPEGRGEDLDSTNYFMPVDACSPHNMGNETSLTINSGIMTRDHEKWSHFSSQDPLFSLPTSSFSKFGAIAYPPSKVDIALEYARMQHRFVLPPLEVDDFPQVGISELKMTQASGSMQGSRTETDILQEILSVAQVSQELINQSNYSQEWGGNNDNYAPREDDFTFMVGTNYNHSNHGMSSMRYADKTWEDANTRTIEIGDVDEEFKAERMVENLRWVGMSSEDLQKMEEQKIVPIEDISSFQTNEVQESEQHSNKEHNDDTEINDFSLGFINDNDGPNENFIEDGNIDDYSSSPSFEVVEEIKVNHGMLVSTHQVVETFFHQIVPSQTVQVHLINSVMAHNNHYVENAEAMLMIMENKGSSLRNKVKAYVMGKLIKPSKTIASAIVFVFALVLMHCVYLKEEVEIWNESNNEVNWFVGVKSHEKELSAVLKKIGIFLTISLAFCTMWASQNMVVNP; from the exons atgGCACCTGTTTTGCCTCCCGGTTTCAGATTCCACCCTACAGACGAAGAACTTGTTGCTTATTACCTTAAAAGAAAGATCAATGGCCGAAAGATTGAGTTAGAGATCATACCTGAAGTTGATCTCTATAAGTGTGAACCATGGGACTTGCCAG ggaAATCATTGTTACCAGGAAAGGATTTGGAGTGGTATTTCTATAGCCCTCGAGATAGGAAGTACCCAAATGGATCAAGAACAAACCGTGCAACCAAATCTGGATATTGGAAGGCCACGGGGAAGGATAGAAAAGTAAATTCCCAGGCTCGGGCTGTGGGCATGAAGAAAACCCTAGTTTACTATCGAGGAAGAGCACCCCATGGCTCTCGTACAAATTGGGTTATGCATGAATACCGTCTTGATGAGAGAGAATGCGAAACCAATTCAGGCTTGCAG GATTCATATGCTCTTTGCCGTGTGGTCAAGAAGACTGCAGTGATTCCTCCAAAAGTTGGGGAGCATCACTATGTTAATGTTCCCAATGCCAACCAAATTACAAGTGATCATTCATCAAGTATTGAAATATACCCTGAAGGAAGGGGCGAAGATTTAGATAGCACAAATTATTTTATGCCGGTGGATGCTTGCTCACCACACAACATGGGAAACGAGACTTCTCTCACAATCAATAGTGGGATCATGACAAGGGATCATGAGAAATGGTCACACTTCTCATCACAAGACCCTTTATTTAGTCTTCCAACTTCTTCATTTTCCAAATTTGGAGCCATAGCATACCCTCCATCTAAG GTGGATATAGCACTAGAGTATGCAAGGATGCAGCATAGGTTTGTTTTGCCTCCTTTGGAGGTGGATGACTTCCCTCAAGTTGGAATCTCAGAGCTGAAAATGACACAAGCCTCCGGTTCCATGCAAGGAAGCAGAACTGAAACAGATATCTTGCAGGAAATTCTTTCAGTTGCTCAAGTTTCTCAGGAATTAATAAATCAATCCAACTACTCGCAGGAATGGGGTGgcaataatgataattatgctCCTCGTGAAGATGATTTTACCTTCATGGTTGGCACTAATTACAATCATTCAAATCATGGAATGAGCTCAATGAGGTATGCTGACAAAACATGGGAAGATGCAAACACAAGGACAATAGAGATCGGAGATGTGGATGAAGAATTTAAGGCAGAGAGGATGGTGGAGAATTTAAGATGGGTTGGAATGTCAAGTGAAGATTTACAAAAg ATGGAAGAACAAAAGATTGTCCCAATAGAAGATATTTCAAGCTTCCAAACTAATGAGGTGCAAG AATCTGAGCAACATAGCAACAAGGAGCACAATGACGACACTGAAATCAACGATTTCTCATTGGGCTTCATCAATGACAATGATGGCCCTAACGAGAACTTCATAGAAGATGGTAAcatagatgattattcaagtTCTCCTAGCTTTGAGGTCGTTGAGGAAATAAAGGTCAATCATGGAATGTTAGTTTCGACTCATCAAGTAGTGGAGACATTCTTTCACCAAATAGTTCCTTCACAAACTGTTCAAGTTCACCTCATCAATTCAGTGATGGCACATAACAATCATTATGTAGAGAATGCAGAGGCAATGCTAATGATAATGGAGAACAAAGGGTCTTCATTAAGGAATAAGGTTAAGGCCTATGTGATGGGGAAGCTTATAAAACCTTCAAAGACAATTGCAAGTGCAATTGTATTCGTCTTTGCACTTGTGTTGATGCATTGTGTTTATTTGAAGGAAGAAGTGGAAATTTGGAATGAGTCAAATAATGAGGTTAATTGGTTTGTTGGTGTCAAAAGTCATGAGAAAGAATTAAGTGCAGTCTTGAAGAAAATAGGCATTTTTCTCACCATATCTTTGGCTTTTTGTACCATGTGGGCTAGCCAGAATATGGTAGTTAACCCTTGA
- the LOC100792628 gene encoding NAC domain-containing protein 86 isoform X3 encodes MAPVLPPGFRFHPTDEELVAYYLKRKINGRKIELEIIPEVDLYKCEPWDLPGKSLLPGKDLEWYFYSPRDRKYPNGSRTNRATKSGYWKATGKDRKVNSQARAVGMKKTLVYYRGRAPHGSRTNWVMHEYRLDERECETNSGLQDSYALCRVVKKTAVIPPKVGEHHYVNVPNANQITSDHSSSIEIYPEGRGEDLDSTNYFMPVDACSPHNMGNETSLTINSGIMTRDHEKWSHFSSQDPLFSLPTSSFSKFGAIAYPPSKVDIALEYARMQHRFVLPPLEVDDFPQVGISELKMTQASGSMQGSRTETDILQEILSVAQVSQELINQSNYSQEWGGNNDNYAPREDDFTFMVGTNYNHSNHGMSSMRYADKTWEDANTRTIEIGDVDEEFKAERMVENLRWVGMSSEDLQKSDQLDVQMEEQKIVPIEDISSFQTNEVQVIAG; translated from the exons atgGCACCTGTTTTGCCTCCCGGTTTCAGATTCCACCCTACAGACGAAGAACTTGTTGCTTATTACCTTAAAAGAAAGATCAATGGCCGAAAGATTGAGTTAGAGATCATACCTGAAGTTGATCTCTATAAGTGTGAACCATGGGACTTGCCAG ggaAATCATTGTTACCAGGAAAGGATTTGGAGTGGTATTTCTATAGCCCTCGAGATAGGAAGTACCCAAATGGATCAAGAACAAACCGTGCAACCAAATCTGGATATTGGAAGGCCACGGGGAAGGATAGAAAAGTAAATTCCCAGGCTCGGGCTGTGGGCATGAAGAAAACCCTAGTTTACTATCGAGGAAGAGCACCCCATGGCTCTCGTACAAATTGGGTTATGCATGAATACCGTCTTGATGAGAGAGAATGCGAAACCAATTCAGGCTTGCAG GATTCATATGCTCTTTGCCGTGTGGTCAAGAAGACTGCAGTGATTCCTCCAAAAGTTGGGGAGCATCACTATGTTAATGTTCCCAATGCCAACCAAATTACAAGTGATCATTCATCAAGTATTGAAATATACCCTGAAGGAAGGGGCGAAGATTTAGATAGCACAAATTATTTTATGCCGGTGGATGCTTGCTCACCACACAACATGGGAAACGAGACTTCTCTCACAATCAATAGTGGGATCATGACAAGGGATCATGAGAAATGGTCACACTTCTCATCACAAGACCCTTTATTTAGTCTTCCAACTTCTTCATTTTCCAAATTTGGAGCCATAGCATACCCTCCATCTAAG GTGGATATAGCACTAGAGTATGCAAGGATGCAGCATAGGTTTGTTTTGCCTCCTTTGGAGGTGGATGACTTCCCTCAAGTTGGAATCTCAGAGCTGAAAATGACACAAGCCTCCGGTTCCATGCAAGGAAGCAGAACTGAAACAGATATCTTGCAGGAAATTCTTTCAGTTGCTCAAGTTTCTCAGGAATTAATAAATCAATCCAACTACTCGCAGGAATGGGGTGgcaataatgataattatgctCCTCGTGAAGATGATTTTACCTTCATGGTTGGCACTAATTACAATCATTCAAATCATGGAATGAGCTCAATGAGGTATGCTGACAAAACATGGGAAGATGCAAACACAAGGACAATAGAGATCGGAGATGTGGATGAAGAATTTAAGGCAGAGAGGATGGTGGAGAATTTAAGATGGGTTGGAATGTCAAGTGAAGATTTACAAAAg TCTGACCAATTGGACGTACAGATGGAAGAACAAAAGATTGTCCCAATAGAAGATATTTCAAGCTTCCAAACTAATGAGGTGCAAG TAATTGCTGGATGA
- the LOC100792628 gene encoding NAC domain-containing protein 86 isoform X4, which yields MAPVLPPGFRFHPTDEELVAYYLKRKINGRKIELEIIPEVDLYKCEPWDLPGKSLLPGKDLEWYFYSPRDRKYPNGSRTNRATKSGYWKATGKDRKVNSQARAVGMKKTLVYYRGRAPHGSRTNWVMHEYRLDERECETNSGLQDSYALCRVVKKTAVIPPKVGEHHYVNVPNANQITSDHSSSIEIYPEGRGEDLDSTNYFMPVDACSPHNMGNETSLTINSGIMTRDHEKWSHFSSQDPLFSLPTSSFSKFGAIAYPPSKVDIALEYARMQHRFVLPPLEVDDFPQVGISELKMTQASGSMQGSRTETDILQEILSVAQVSQELINQSNYSQEWGGNNDNYAPREDDFTFMVGTNYNHSNHGMSSMRYADKTWEDANTRTIEIGDVDEEFKAERMVENLRWVGMSSEDLQKMEEQKIVPIEDISSFQTNEVQVIAG from the exons atgGCACCTGTTTTGCCTCCCGGTTTCAGATTCCACCCTACAGACGAAGAACTTGTTGCTTATTACCTTAAAAGAAAGATCAATGGCCGAAAGATTGAGTTAGAGATCATACCTGAAGTTGATCTCTATAAGTGTGAACCATGGGACTTGCCAG ggaAATCATTGTTACCAGGAAAGGATTTGGAGTGGTATTTCTATAGCCCTCGAGATAGGAAGTACCCAAATGGATCAAGAACAAACCGTGCAACCAAATCTGGATATTGGAAGGCCACGGGGAAGGATAGAAAAGTAAATTCCCAGGCTCGGGCTGTGGGCATGAAGAAAACCCTAGTTTACTATCGAGGAAGAGCACCCCATGGCTCTCGTACAAATTGGGTTATGCATGAATACCGTCTTGATGAGAGAGAATGCGAAACCAATTCAGGCTTGCAG GATTCATATGCTCTTTGCCGTGTGGTCAAGAAGACTGCAGTGATTCCTCCAAAAGTTGGGGAGCATCACTATGTTAATGTTCCCAATGCCAACCAAATTACAAGTGATCATTCATCAAGTATTGAAATATACCCTGAAGGAAGGGGCGAAGATTTAGATAGCACAAATTATTTTATGCCGGTGGATGCTTGCTCACCACACAACATGGGAAACGAGACTTCTCTCACAATCAATAGTGGGATCATGACAAGGGATCATGAGAAATGGTCACACTTCTCATCACAAGACCCTTTATTTAGTCTTCCAACTTCTTCATTTTCCAAATTTGGAGCCATAGCATACCCTCCATCTAAG GTGGATATAGCACTAGAGTATGCAAGGATGCAGCATAGGTTTGTTTTGCCTCCTTTGGAGGTGGATGACTTCCCTCAAGTTGGAATCTCAGAGCTGAAAATGACACAAGCCTCCGGTTCCATGCAAGGAAGCAGAACTGAAACAGATATCTTGCAGGAAATTCTTTCAGTTGCTCAAGTTTCTCAGGAATTAATAAATCAATCCAACTACTCGCAGGAATGGGGTGgcaataatgataattatgctCCTCGTGAAGATGATTTTACCTTCATGGTTGGCACTAATTACAATCATTCAAATCATGGAATGAGCTCAATGAGGTATGCTGACAAAACATGGGAAGATGCAAACACAAGGACAATAGAGATCGGAGATGTGGATGAAGAATTTAAGGCAGAGAGGATGGTGGAGAATTTAAGATGGGTTGGAATGTCAAGTGAAGATTTACAAAAg ATGGAAGAACAAAAGATTGTCCCAATAGAAGATATTTCAAGCTTCCAAACTAATGAGGTGCAAG TAATTGCTGGATGA
- the LOC100782914 gene encoding tau class glutathione S-transferase — MSKGDKVEVLDFWASPFCARVKVALEEKGVNYVASEEDLFGGKSELLLKSNPIHQKVPVLLHNDKPLAESSIIVSYIDEVWSSNPLLPTLAYDRAQARFWTDYIDKKVFETGRSIWGSNGEEREVGTRDFIEVLKHLEEALGEKDYFGGDAFGYVDIIAIGHSAWFLAYEKLGGFKVEDHSPKISAWIKRSLQRESVAKVLPDPEKVYQFVLHFRKMLGLE; from the exons ATGTCAAAGGGTGACAAGGTTGAGGTTTTGGACTTTTGGGCTAGCCCATTTTGTGCAAGAGTGAAAGTTGCTTTGGAAGAGAAGGGGGTGAATTATGTAGCCAGTGAAGAGGATTTGTTTGGAGGCAAGAGTGAGCTTCTCCTTAAGTCAAATCCTATTCATCAAAAAGTTCCTGTGCTCTTGCACAATGACAAGCCTCTAGCCGAGTCTTCTATCATTGTTAGCTACATTGATGAAGTCTGGTCTTCCAACCCACTGCTTCCAACTCTTGCTTATGATCGTGCACAAGCCAGATTCTGGACTGATTACATTGACAAAAAG GTATTTGAAACCGGGAGGAGTATCTGGGGAAGCAATggagaagagagagaagtggGCACTAGGGACTTCATTGAAGTTTTAAAGCATCTTGAGGAAGCTCTAGGGGAGAAGGACTACTTTGGAGGTGATGCCTTTGGTTATGTTGACATCATAGCCATTGGTCATTCAGCTTGGTTTTTGGCCTATGAGAAGCTTGGTGGCTTCAAAGTTGAAGACCACTCGCCAAAAATCTCAGCTTGGATTAAGAGGAGCTTGCAAAGGGAATCTGTTGCCAAAGTTCTGCCAGACCCTGAGAAGGTCTACCAGTTTGTCCTTCATTTCAGGAAGATGTTAGGACTTGAATAA
- the LOC732567 gene encoding autophagy protein 5: MSEAQKQVWKGAIPLQIHLHESEVTTLPPPPPALVLAPRIGYLPLLISLLKPQFSTTLPPGVDTIWFEYKGLPLKWYIPTGVLFDLLCVEPERPWNLTVHFRGYPSIVLLPCEGEDSVKWSFINSLKEAAYVINGNSKNVMNMSQTDQVELWGSVLNGNFETYRRVASKLKLGTFEDEYMENVSSVLVKSSQSTGDTDVTGQLKTGRIPVRLYLWTVNEEFDDFEDAPQIDNWDKVSYINRPVEIYKEDGKYFSLNDAVKRILPEFFLENSFVTDGDANINQSGEEGESSSDPGSCCNTLEIAEIKLVRIQGIEPILDIPFSWVVNNLMNPEYFLHMCVCLKVSKANAVQ; the protein is encoded by the exons ATGAGTGAAGCGCAGAAGCAGGTTTGGAAAGGGGCCATTCCTCTCCAGATTCACCTCCACGAATCCGAAGTCACCACTCTCCCTCCTCCTCCACCCGCTCTC GTGTTGGCACCTCGGATAGGGTACTTACCTTTGCTGATTTCGCTCTTGAAGCCTCAGTTCAGCACCACGCTTCCCCCTGGAGTCGACACCATTTGGTTTGAGTACAAAGGCCTCCCTCTCAAGTG GTATATACCTACTGGAGTTCTTTTTGATCTTTTGTGCGTGGAGCCAGAGAGGCCGTGGAATTTAACT GTACACTTTAGAGGATATCCTAGTATTGTATTGCTTCCCTGTGAAGGTGAAGACAGTGTAAAGTGGAGCTTTATTAACTCACTGAAAGAG GCTGCATATGTAATAAATGGGAATAGCAAAAATGTGATGAACATGTCTCAAACTGATCAGGTGGAGCTCTGGGGCTCTGTTTTAAATG GTAACTTTGAAACTTATCGACGGGTGGCATCTAAGCTTAAGCTTGGAACTTTTGAAGATGAATATATGGAAAATGTTAGTTCAGTCTTGGTTAAATCTTCACAAAGTACAGGGGATACTGATGTTACTGGACAATTGAAAACTG GTAGGATTCCTGTTCGTTTATATCTGTGGACTGTCAATGAGGagtttgatgattttgaagatGCTCCACAAATTGATAATTGGGACAAAGTCTCATATATCAATCGACCTGTTGAGATTTATAAGGAAGATG GTAAATATTTTAGCTTAAATGATGCGGTTAAAAGAATATTGCCCGAGTTTTTCCTGGAAAATTCCTTTGTAACTGATGGAGATGCAAACATTAACCAAAGTGGAGAAGAGGGAGAAAGTTCATCTGATCCAGGGTCATGTTGCAACACACTTGAGATTGCTGAAATCAAACTTGTACGCATTCAAGGAATAGAACCAATTTTAGACATACCTTTCTCTTGGGTGGTTAACAACTTGATGAATCCCGAGTATTTTCTTCATATGTGTGTTTGCTTAAAAGTTTCAAAGGCCAATGCTGTACAATAG
- the LOC100783987 gene encoding uncharacterized protein — translation MLGAVQLGLLAACVVLFVPMGMAGWHLSRNKVLFFSGALFITLAVGVHLTPYFPSVSDFVTSVSSSSVNVVVDDRDLCVSLLHDIVWEVRPRRVFDFELNNNNNNSVNYDKSWSWKRSGSVESCEFQRLKRHDVSVLLNGSWVVVAGDSQARIFTLSLLSLVLDSEGMESVKGSLFKRHSDYHTVVDEIGMKLDFMWAPYVTNLTSLVAGFKRNRVYPDLLVMGSGLWHMLHFTNASDYGFSLGVLRSSVNSLLPVSSEFGNDEADVAVSASVRSPSPHLFWLGMPTLVNSMLNTNEKREKMTDLMWGEYEREVQGSGMLRQFGGPLQLVDIGSLSWTCGIKCTDDGMHYDGVVYEAGVQIMLNALLIESHQRL, via the coding sequence ATGTTAGGTGCGGTTCAGTTGGGGTTATTAGCAGCATGTGTGGTTCTCTTTGTGCCTATGGGCATGGCAGGGTGGCACTTGAGTCGCAACAAGGTTCTCTTCTTCAGTGGCGCACTTTTCATAACTCTCGCAGTTGGTGTTCATCTCACACCTTATTTCCCTTCGGTCTCTGATTTCGTCACATCGGTTTCCTCGTCTTCCGTTAACGTTGTCGTGGACGATCGCGATTTGTGTGTTTCCTTGCTTCACGATATTGTCTGGGAGGTGAGACCAAGAAGGGTGTTTGACTTTGAgttaaataataacaacaacaattccGTGAATTACGACAAGTCTTGGTCTTGGAAGAGATCGGGTTCCGTGGAGTCGTGTGAGTTTCAGAGGCTTAAACGGCACGACGTTTCGGTTTTGCTTAATGGGTCTTGGGTTGTGGTCGCTGGAGACTCGCAAGCTCGAATCTTTACGTTGTCTTTGCTGAGTTTGGTTCTGGACTCGGAGGGTATGGAATCTGTTAAAGGGTCATTGTTCAAGAGGCACAGTGATTATCACACTGTGGTTGATGAGATTGGGATGAAGTTGGATTTCATGTGGGCACCTTATGTAACCAATTTGACTAGTTTGGTTGCTGGGTTTAAGAGGAATCGCGTTTATCCCGATCTTTTGGTGATGGGTTCTGGATTGTGGCACATGCTGCACTTCACCAATGCTTCGGATTATGGTTTCTCTTTGGGGGTTTTGAGGAGTTCAGTGAATTCATTGCTGCCGGTGTCATCGGAATTTGGCAACGATGAGGCAGATGTGGCGGTTTCTGCATCGGTCAGATCTCCGTCTCCGCACTTGTTTTGGCTGGGGATGCCAACTTTGGTGAACTCAATGTTGAACACGAATGAGAAGAGGGAGAAGATGACTGATCTAATGTGGGGAGAATATGAAAGAGAGGTTCAGGGAAGTGGCATGTTGAGGCAATTTGGTGGTCCACTTCAACTGGTGGATATAGGGTCATTGAGTTGGACTTGTGGGATCAAGTGTACAGATGATGGGATGCATTATGATGGTGTTGTTTATGAGGCTGGGGTTCAGATTATGTTGAATGCATTGCTTATTGAATCTCATCAGAGGCTATGA